DNA from Streptomyces sp. Edi4:
ACAGCCTGCCGCAGCCGAGAGCGTGTTGCCTAGAGCGCCGACGGCTCCCTGATCCGTCGGCGCTCGGGGCTCTTGGGGGTCTGGGGGCTCAGGGGGTGGGGCGGCGGATGGTGCGCTGGCCGGGGACCGAGGACAGGCGCCGGCGGGCGGGGAGGTGAGGGGGGCGCGGTGACGGGTTGCGCCGGGCCGGCACCGCCGGCGCGAACGCGAGCAGGAGCACCAGGACGAGGACCGCGACAAGGATGAGCATCGTGGCGAGGGTCATCTTGCTTCCTTCCGCCGATTCGTGACGGTCTGTCATTACAGCTTGTAGCCGAAAAGCGGTCGGATAAACACGGTGCGTAGGTGCTCGTGTGGCGACGGGACGCCTGGGCGGTCACGCTCCGGTCGCCGCGCACGGCCCGCCGGGGGGCGGTGCGGGGTCGGCGGAGGCGTCGCGCTGGAAGGCGAAGACCTGGTCGAGACCGACGACGCGCAGGATGCGCAGAGTGTGGTCGGGGACGGTGGCGAGCGCGATGTCGGCGCGGGCGGCGTGGGCGTGATTGCGGGCGGCGATGAACGCGGCGATGCCGCTGGAGTCGCAGAACGTCAGGCCGGCCAGGTCAAGGACGAGACGCCGGCCGGGCGCCAGGACGGTCCTGGCGAGCTCGTCGCGCAGCTGGGCGGCGGTGTCGTAGTCGAGGTCCCCGGCGATCGCCAGTACGGGACCGGCCGAGACCTCTCGGATGGTGATCGTCAAAGCGCTCATGGTGTGTGGTCCGTCCGGGTGGCCTCGGCGTGGGCGCCGAGAGCGAGCAG
Protein-coding regions in this window:
- a CDS encoding STAS domain-containing protein; the protein is MSALTITIREVSAGPVLAIAGDLDYDTAAQLRDELARTVLAPGRRLVLDLAGLTFCDSSGIAAFIAARNHAHAARADIALATVPDHTLRILRVVGLDQVFAFQRDASADPAPPPGGPCAATGA